The Funiculus sociatus GB2-C1 genome includes a region encoding these proteins:
- a CDS encoding PCP reductase family protein: MANQPNAVEWTPEAEAKLKEIPFFVRPAARKKIEKFAQEAGQKLITAEVYQQAKQQFGQ; this comes from the coding sequence GTGGCAAACCAACCTAATGCGGTAGAGTGGACACCCGAAGCTGAAGCCAAGCTGAAAGAAATTCCCTTTTTTGTCCGTCCCGCTGCTAGGAAAAAAATTGAAAAATTTGCCCAAGAAGCCGGGCAAAAATTAATAACAGCGGAAGTTTATCAGCAAGCTAAACAACAGTTTGGGCAGTAG
- the cynS gene encoding cyanase, with protein sequence MQVPEITQTLLDAKKNKKLSFGDLEKILGRDEVWIAAVIYRQASASEEEANKLVSALDVNPVYAKELTESPLKGLGPVVPTDPLIYRFYEIMQVYGMPIKSVIHEKFGDGIMSAIDFTLDVEKEEDPKGDRVKVIMSGKFLPYKKW encoded by the coding sequence ATGCAAGTTCCAGAAATTACTCAGACACTCTTAGATGCGAAAAAAAATAAGAAACTAAGCTTTGGCGATTTAGAAAAAATATTGGGACGTGACGAGGTATGGATTGCAGCGGTGATCTACCGTCAAGCTAGTGCTTCTGAGGAAGAGGCGAATAAGCTGGTTTCTGCATTAGATGTTAACCCAGTTTATGCTAAAGAATTAACAGAAAGCCCTCTAAAAGGCTTGGGGCCAGTTGTTCCTACTGATCCTTTGATTTATCGATTTTATGAAATAATGCAGGTTTACGGAATGCCGATCAAAAGCGTGATTCACGAAAAGTTTGGTGATGGCATTATGAGCGCAATTGATTTTACCTTGGATGTGGAGAAGGAAGAAGATCCCAAAGGCGATCGCGTAAAAGTCATCATGTCTGGCAAGTTTTTGCCCTACAAAAAGTGGTAA
- a CDS encoding NAD(P)H-quinone oxidoreductase subunit H, translating to MAKLETRTEPMVLNMGPHHPSMHGVMRLIVTLDGEDVVDCEPVIGYLHRGMEKIAENRTNIMYVPYVSRWDYAEGMFNEAITVNAPEKLADIAVPKRASYIRVIMLELNRIANHLLWLGPFMADVGAQTPFFYIFRERELIYDLWEAASGYRMVNNNYFRIGGVAVDLPYGWVDKCQDFCDYFYPKVDEYERLITDNPIFRRRVEGVGTINREEAINWGLSGPMLRASGVKWDLRKVDHYECYDDFDWDVPWETAGDCFARYLVRIREMRESVKILRQALKGLPGGPYENLEAKRMAEGAKSEWNDFDYQYIGKKISPTFKIPKGEHYVRVECGKGELGIFLIGDDNVFPWRWKIRTPDFVNVQILPHIIKGVKVADIVTILGSIDIIMGSVDR from the coding sequence ATGGCAAAGTTAGAAACTAGAACTGAACCGATGGTGCTGAACATGGGGCCGCACCATCCCTCCATGCACGGAGTGATGCGACTAATCGTCACCCTAGACGGCGAGGATGTCGTAGATTGCGAACCCGTAATCGGCTACCTGCATCGCGGCATGGAAAAAATTGCCGAAAACCGCACCAACATCATGTACGTTCCTTACGTTAGTCGCTGGGACTACGCCGAAGGGATGTTTAACGAGGCTATCACCGTCAACGCCCCAGAAAAGCTGGCTGATATTGCGGTTCCCAAACGCGCCAGCTACATCCGCGTCATCATGCTAGAACTGAACCGCATCGCCAACCACTTGCTGTGGCTTGGCCCGTTCATGGCTGACGTTGGCGCACAGACTCCCTTCTTTTACATTTTCCGGGAACGGGAGTTGATTTATGACCTGTGGGAAGCCGCTTCAGGTTATCGGATGGTGAACAACAACTACTTCCGCATTGGAGGAGTTGCTGTTGATTTGCCTTACGGCTGGGTTGACAAGTGCCAAGACTTCTGCGACTACTTTTACCCCAAGGTTGACGAATACGAACGCTTGATTACCGACAACCCCATTTTCCGCCGTCGGGTTGAGGGCGTTGGCACTATCAACCGCGAAGAAGCGATTAACTGGGGACTTTCTGGCCCCATGCTGCGCGCTTCCGGGGTGAAGTGGGATTTACGGAAAGTTGACCACTACGAATGCTACGACGATTTCGACTGGGATGTGCCGTGGGAAACTGCCGGGGATTGTTTTGCCCGTTACTTAGTGCGGATTCGGGAGATGCGCGAATCTGTGAAGATTCTTCGCCAAGCCCTTAAGGGACTTCCTGGTGGCCCTTACGAAAACTTGGAAGCTAAGCGCATGGCAGAAGGGGCAAAATCTGAGTGGAACGATTTTGATTACCAGTACATCGGTAAGAAAATATCCCCTACTTTCAAAATTCCTAAAGGCGAACACTATGTCCGCGTCGAGTGTGGCAAAGGTGAACTGGGAATTTTCTTGATTGGGGATGATAACGTTTTCCCATGGCGTTGGAAGATTCGCACTCCCGATTTTGTTAACGTGCAAATCCTACCTCACATCATTAAGGGTGTGAAAGTGGCTGATATCGTGACAATTTTGGGCAGTATCGATATCATCATGGGTTCAGTAGATCGGTAA